In Cololabis saira isolate AMF1-May2022 chromosome 4, fColSai1.1, whole genome shotgun sequence, one DNA window encodes the following:
- the b3gnt2l gene encoding N-acetyllactosaminide beta-1,3-N-acetylglucosaminyltransferase 2, producing the protein MRRFQTYSAMAVIATLFLLLFYSNLHLDTTNAVQSGDRAATTPVKQKSIPSTTPVHYNITISKELRELIPQNGAYWNRLLHAFIKKSDKDTDFFRNRYKWSGCADSQGSLRLNIHDFNSYSAILQSFLQHMNCKSPPILIDQPEMCVSAGNGQNLLLFAIKSTPGNFKERQAVRETWGKNKTYGNGPAVRTVFLLGSASPDDPDLSALLSVEAEHFRDILQWDFYDSFLNLSLKMDSLLHWTLKNCPQVSFVFSGDDDVFVNTPALISYVKSLEASKASELYVGHVISQASPLRDPRSKYYIPLSFYDGPYPAYAGGGGFLFSGALLHPLYLVSHVIPFFPIDDVYFAMCAKALGVSAEAHSRFQTFDIKEQDRENVCIHKDYLLIHRRTPQQIIRLWKGINNPLLTC; encoded by the coding sequence ATGAGGCGTTTTCAGACCTACAGCGCCATGGCCGTCATCGCCaccctgttcctgctcctgtTCTACTCCAACCTGCACCTGGACACGACCAACGCCGTCCAGTCTGGTGACAGAGCTGCCACGACTCCCGTCAAGCAGAAGTCCATCCCCTCAACGACCCCAGTGCACTACAACATAACCATTTCTAAAGAACTGAGAGAGTTGATCCCTCAGAACGGAGCCTATTGGAACCGCCTGTTGCACGCGTTCATAAAGAAATCTGACAAAGACACGGATTTCTTTAGAAACAGGTACAAGTGGTCCGGCTGCGCGGACAGTCAGGGGTCCCTGCGCCTCAACATTCACGACTTTAACTCCTACTCCGCCATCCTGCAGTCTTTCTTGCAGCACATGAACTGTAAGTCCCCTCCCATCTTGATAGATCAACCTGAGATGTGCGTCTCCGCTGGCAACGGACAGAACCTCCTGCTTTTCGCCATCAAATCCACCCCTGGAAACTTTAAGGAGAGACAGGCGGTGCGAGAGACGTGGGGGAAAAACAAGACGTATGGCAATGGGCCGGCGGTGCGGACGGTGTTCCTCCTGGGCAGCGCCTCACCTGACGACCCGGACCTCAGCGCGCTGCTGTCAGTCGAAGCCGAACACTTCAGGGACATCCTGCAGTGGGATTTTTACGATAGCTTCCTCAACCTGAGCCTCAAAATGGACTCATTACTCCACTGGACACTAAAAAACTGTCCCCAGGTCTCCTTTGTTTTCAGCGGGgatgatgacgtttttgtcaACACGCCTGCGTTGATCAGCTACGTCAAGTCTCTGGAGGCTTCTAAAGCGTCCGAATTGTACGTGGGGCACGTCATTAGCCAGGCTAGCCCCCTCAGGGACCCGAGGAGTAAGTACTACATCCCGCTGAGCTTCTACGACGGCCCGTATCCCGCCTACGCCGGTGGAGGAGGCTTTCTGTTCTCCGGAGCGCTGCTGCACCCCCTGTACCTGGTTTCACACGTCATCCCCTTCTTCCCCATCGATGACGTTTACTTTGCGATGTGCGCTAAAGCTCTGGGAGTTTCAGCTGAAGCACATTCGAGATTTCAGACCTTTGACATCAAGGAGCAAGATCGAGAGAACGTGTGCATACACAAAGATTATCTTCTGATTCACCGGCGCACCCCTCAGCAGATTATACGACTGTGGAAAGGCATCAACAACCCCTTACTGACGTGCTGA